From Impatiens glandulifera chromosome 7, dImpGla2.1, whole genome shotgun sequence:
TGTGTTTTCAAATGTGTCtttttattttcctttgatTCAACTTGGGGAGAATTTTCTGTCTCCAAGAATGTGTTCGTTCTTGTTAACTTACGAGAAACATGACTTCTGATAACTATAATTCTAGGTTCAATGGAATGATTACCAGAGAACTATGAACTATAAATGTCGTAGAGAGATATTGCAAGTAACAAATGCCTTTGCAATGTTTACTTCCATTATGACAAAGCATGAAATGTTAATCTAATCCATTAATGAAAAATGAACAAGGTGAATATTTTAGTGATATGATATTCATATGTTATTTGTGGTAAACTAAAGAGAACCTGTATTATCAAGAATGTGTTTGCTTACATAATAGACATCAGGGTTATTTATAGGATAGCATAAGGTAATAGTATCTTATGGCTTGCTTGATTTAGGTTATTTTAATAACCATGTGGTTCCAttaaaccttgtttgatgtaggttatttgggtaaaaagacaTTAGGAGGTCGATGATTTGAATGACGTGCTTGATGGGATATGAGGTTATTGGAAttaatcccaaataacccacatcaaacaaggacTTAGCTAAATTCAATAAAAGTTGCTTATATTCTCAatcatatattatagttgtATTATATTATGAGATATTATTCTGATTTCCAATATCATTTCTAATGTCTAAACATTATTGAACAGTTTCTCAACACCCTTCCTAGTCATTAGTGCAGTTATTAGACTAACTTGATCTGGTGTTAGTTGCTTGTTGACAGGATAATTCCATGTCAGAATGCTAAAATTATTACTTGATTGATCTCCTCCTTCAAATATCTTTTTTCTTTCGCATAAATTGGAATTTCATGCTTGTCTGTTTTGCATGCATTTTTCAACTTTATCAATGTTCACATTATGTGGTTGGTGAATCTACTAGACATATCATGATCTAATGGGTTACTATTTCTAGGTCCCAAGACCGTGAAGCTTTTCTCAAACAAGGAACATATGGGATTTAGGTAATGCTTTGAAACTGCGAATGTCCTTTAGTGGAATAAATATTCAGATCCTATTGTTTGGTAATCATTGGAAAAAATTTGCAGCAATGTTAGCGATTATCCTCCAAGTGACACAGTTGTTCTATCCACTGATGCTCTCAAGGTACGTTTCTTGAATATCTACATCCACGTGCAATATGATGTGTCGAGGACTTTATAAATGTTTGATTATACTTTTGAAGCATCTAATTTCTTGTTTGGTATTTTGCAGGGAAAATCCACTGTCTTAAAATATGTTAAGTTCCAGAATGTTCGAAGGTAATTTTCTTAATGTGCTTCAGTTATAATCTCCTTCACTTTTATGATAGTAATCTTTAATGTACAAGTTGCTCTAATTGGTCAAATCTGTCAGCTTGACAATTTTTATTGAAGACAATCAATCTGGCTCTGAAATCACAAAAATTCAGAAGATTGTCCTTTATGGAACAACGTAAGTTCAAAGTActcttttatcttttaatttaaacatGATCCTGAAGTTTGTCTATTTGTATATTTGTCCTGAATTATTAGTCTGTCCTGGTATCTTTGAGAAAGCACATAAATGTCTGTATCCTAATTGGTTATGTTTCTTCTGTTTGCACCAGTAAGAATTTATGACCTTCTAGGTTGTCCTATGTGAGGCCTTGTTTGACGGAAGGGTTAATGCAAATAACCCCTTATCCCTCCTTCAATCAAATTATCAACATTATTaccaaattatgttttataacattttaatattaaatgtaatggatatttgagtcatttaacccaaataatccattttttcataaaatatgatCTTTCTTTTCTCAAAAATATCCTACCCCAAACAGAATCTTTCTTAATTCCGACTAACATGGCTTCACGAATGTGTTCCTATCAGTTCTTCATTCCAACATGAGACAAAACTGATTCCATTGCTAACCAATACCATAATCAGCTGCATATACTTTTGGATTTGAACGATTCTCAACAGTCTTAATTCAACATCTAGTTCGATTCACAGTAGTTCTGAATCTCAACACCTGAACAAATATCTAATTCAGTAGCAATACGTTAGCCTCTTGAGACTTCCGAGACTTTTGAAAATTCTATCAAACCTGATTCTCGATTGTTGTGATTCAATTCTGTCTAGTTCTGTTTGTGGTTCAGCCTGACTTCACGTCTTGTTCAATTTAATCACGTCGTTCGTCTTGTATGGAATCTATTTCCAGAACCGACTATATGTTTCCTCCAATTCAGTCAAGAATTTCCTTTTTtgataatttgtgtttatttagtTTGACCACTATTGTAGTATGTTTCTCTGTTATACCTATGCTAAATTATCACTAACTGTAtgaatatatgataataattgtTTCTGTTATTCTTCAATCGTTTAGTGATGGTGTGACCTAAAAAATTGCAGGGTGGAAACAACCGACATGAAAGGCCTGAAAAAGATCGAGGATCACTAATTTCagcaattattattattattatttcataaacaCTTGATCTATCACAGTTCTTCCTTATCCTAACCAATCATTCAATGATTTGATATCTTGATGGGATTTGGATTTGTGCCAGAGATTTTGATAGATTTCTTCATCACTTGATAAAACTATTGTACTGGTTCCTTGTACTTCATTGAAGCAATTTGACTTTATCATCTATTGACAATGATGTTTACTCAGTTTGTATCTGCAGAAAAATGGTTGCAAATTGCAATATGATGTGTTTCCAACAAATTTAGGTATGAAAACAAAAGAATTTAGTCACAAAAAAGCATCTCCAAAtttgaatcaatttttttttctactgAATTTGTTGCAACAAAATTACCAACTACTTTAACCGCTATAAAATGTAGCAAATGGGAATCAATTTCCAATTAATATTTACCCAACAAATTTAGGGTTAAGGCTTGAATTTGCAACTGAATTCCATCTAATATCTTACCaaacaatttcatttatttaccaGAAGTCTCAAATACTGAGTTTATGTCACAAGAGTAAAGTAAATAAGCCTTCTGATAagacaataataatatacatcAGCCAACATCTATTTATCAAACAATGCACATGAGAAGGTCAGTCATATGGGAAggagaatataatataaattataaaatatcgaAGGAACCAAGCACTTCATTCACTCTTCTGCAAATAGGTCGATGCTACCAATTTGGAACCTCTGATTTGACTTTGAATCTGCAACAGCAAGAAACCTGAACCTGCACAACAtccaaaatcaaatttataaaaaacaatctaTTGAAAacttgaataatataatttgcaATCGCAATGTGACTGAAAAACCTGAATGCATTTGCAAGCAATGTAgctgattttttaatttcaaaggCTTTTCTCTGGAAGCGATTCTCAAAAGTCTGAGAAGCTTGTTTATCCATTATCTGCCAGCTGCAACCTCCATCGTCGCTTCCTTCTACAATCCTGCAAAATGAACAATAATCGGATTTCATTTTGCTTTAGGGCAGATTGAttttaataacatattattCTTACTGCTCAAAAGTCATACATACATACCAATCCATTGGATCTCTTTCAGGAGCATCATTGGCCGACATTAGCTCATATGCTACCAGCTTATATTTCTTGTTGTCTTTTACTTTATAAGTGATCCAACAACCTACAAAAAGATGAATCTGcttatttatcacatttttatagCCAAACAAATAAGACAAAAATGGTCTCAAGGATGAATATATTTGTTACCTTTTGCCCCATTTGGTTCCTCCCATTTTGACATCCGTGTCCCATCAAATGTACAAGTAGCCTGAAAGGTAGTAGTTTAACATTGAAATTATTGATTGATGAAAGAAATACTAcacaaaatcatcatcatcattattattatttaagatgCTTTAAATAAGAAGCAAACTTGATACTATACAAAATCAttagaaattatgaaaaaagAATGAACTCAATACTAGTAGTGTACTTACAATACCAAATGGGAGCTCCTCCCCACTAGCAAGCACTAAACCTGAACATATTCTATTCCTCTTCAACATTGGCCAAGAAAGGGATGCTTTTTCACTGAAGCTGCTACAATTACTGATTTTTTGAATCACGTCATCAACAGCATGAAAAAAAACTGGCAATGCTATGGACGTTTTAACTGGGGCACCGGCCAGCGTTATTTCAATCCTTCCATCAGGATCAGAGGTACTACTCTTAAGAGAAAGAGCATCAAGTAATTTACCAAAATATGGAAGCATCtgtagaaaatatttttcagcACCAGAATTTATTGAAGTTGTCCTTTGTTTAAAAGGTGAATTCTTGAGATTGATCATAGCCTTCCTGAAAATGTTAAGAACTTCAATAGCTTTAGACTTGGGGTAACATGCCTCAACAAAATGGCATATGACTATGGAAAGTGCATCATAGATTCTTGTCACATGCTCGTCTATGCATCTACGGACTGGACAAAGAGATGAGCTCAAAGAGTCGGAACCAAATTCTGATCTTGACATGCGCCAACTCTCATCGCCACTTTGCCTTCCAGGTAAAGATATTGAGGAGATATCGGTGGAACGAAAATCTTTCTCAAGTGCTTCTGCTTCTTTCCGGTCACGTTCTTCCAGAGTAGTAACCACCTTAGACAAAAATTTCTGTCTGCATTCTTGTCTAAGTCTAGATAGAAGAGCAGTCAAAGCAGGCTCAGTGGTAAGATTTCTCCTCAAGGAAACCTACGACATGAAAAGATTTTCTTGCTTTATTGAAAGAACAGAATAGTGCGTGGAAAAATGTGAGCTAACTTCACTAAGTTTATGACTACCTCATTCCACTTTCTTGTGTAGCGCCTGGTGACATCATAGACTCCGTCGTTTGCAAGAGCAATAacgtaattcaattttttactcCAGCTGCAGAAAACGGGATATATAATGCAAAAAATAGATAGGACATGAGATGATGTGAAGATAATAGAGAATCAGGATGCAGTTTAACAGATGACTTGAGGTGGGAATAGCATACCCATTTTCATATAAGAGTGGGCGGTCATAGATAGCCTCACATGGATCAAGATGCATCCATCTGCAAAATTCACCATGAActaataatttaagaaaataactaAATCACCTCCAATTGTAGCATTCAGATTAATGACAAACCTGCCCAGAGAATGAGAGAAGCATTCAGTCCAAACGTGATCTGTGAAATCCAGGATCTGAtaggagagagagagatagtTGAAGTGTCTGTAAGGTTTTCACAATTGAAAAATTCCAGAAAGTCACTAATGCCTACAGATTCCTATACTCGAATATATTTAAAAGCATGAAAGAACATCTTAGAGTAAGAGTAGGATGaagttaacttaaaaaataCTAAACTTTCTTCTGCTAAAAGATTAACAAAGGAGAACAGAGATTtgctaaagaaaacaaaattaacgGAAGTTGTAAcgatattaataaaattattcaaagagACATCGATTTAAACCGGAGATTATTTATGCACCCTTATTAAGAAAGTTCATGTGGGATTATGCTCCTTTATGTGTTCAGGGATATATTTTCCCCAATTGAAAAAGTTCatgtataaatatatcattttccCCTATCAATCTGTCCTTATTTTTGcctctttaattaaaaatcaggATAGGTGTGCATCAAACACTTACTGCCACTAAAACTCTCATTCTTAATTGGAGCTTAGGATGTAAGAGTAAAACTTGTTGTTCAGCAATACAATGTAAACATTGAAGAGTATATTTGTttgaaactttaaaaaaatgacgTTAATAAATAAGCAAGAGAATTCACTGCAGACAGTTCATAATGTTATTTTGTTAAGCTTGTAATCCTTGAATTGCTTTCATAAAAACCATACTCACAAGACGAGATTCATAACCAAATGATCGGCAGTACAATGTAAAGCAATTGGCCCATTCGCCACAGCGCCCTTGCCTTGTTTCAAGGAGCTGCATAATGATAATGTTAAGACTGCCACAAGTCAAATCCAAAACCAATTAAAAGCTAGTATTACCTTCATTGGGTCATTGTACCGCGGGAAACGAGTAATGCTTGAGCAGCCAAAGCAGCTGTACACAGAGGCTGGATTAAACCCATTAAAAGAAAATCCAGGCATATGATTCTGAAAAGCATGAACTGACAATGCAGATAATGTAAAGGACCATAAAGTTACAATACACATTATCCCGAAAATCATGGAATCTGTTAGGCAGGGTTCTATTTTTGAATCAAGTTATTTAGGTAGTGATTATATCCTAGAATTAAGTTACTATAGTTAAAAGATAATTAAGGATAATTATCTATTCAtgtatacacaattattttttaaaaaggtttACAGACAATTATCAGTTAATTAttcttttacattaaaatatacTGGTAAATCCCTTCTTTAATTCTAGTAATGTGTCAACACTCCCCCTCAAACAGGGTTGTACATGCCCAACTTGAACATGGCTCTTCCAATATTGTTCGTTCAAGGGCCTTGGTGAGAATGTCTGCACAATCTGTTCAGCAGTTGGATGTAGGAGACTGATTTCCTTGCCTTTATCCATATATCTTAATTTTCAATGAGATTAGTTTACTTTAATTCTTCAATATTCAATGTTCTCTGGTGCATGACTATCTATACATATAAAACTGAATCCCAAAGCATATCTGTAAGAAATAAACCCTCCAAACCTACCGAAATCTTGGAAAGGCTATATTTATAACAGCTGACAGTTGCAACAGGAACAAAATGCACAGGATGATTGGATTATTGTGTGGGAGAAAGAGGAGGGGAGAAATAAACATTTCATAACTTGTACCTATAGACTTCAACACGTGAGGCACCATAACGGATTTCTGAAAGAAGTGGAGTACCCATACCCTTATTTTCTGTCTCATTTCCACAAGAGTCACAACTAGGTGCATTTACCCACCTACAGGAATAAgttcaaatataattagattCAAAGTTCACCTTATATAAAATGCATCCACAGTTCAAATTTAGCTCTTCCATGTTGATACAGATTAAAGGGTTCAGGCCCTTGGAATATAATGcttattacataagttatagTTCAGGAGTATGTGAAAACCCCCAGTATTTGGTTAAATGGCTCTCCTTTACTGAATGGTGGTATAATACTAACTATCATTCATCTGTCCTAACCATCCCATGTGAAGTGGTTTATGGCCAAGCACCTCCAGTTCACTATCACTATTTAGCAGGAGACTTTCGAGTGGAAGCTGTGGATAGGAGTTTGCTGCTAGGGAAGAAGCCATCAAAATGTCTTGATTTCATTTGCATAGAGCCCAACATAAAATGAAGCATCAGGCAAAATAAGAAGAGAATTATTTGAGTACAAAATTGATGACTGGGTTTATGTCAAGTTGCAGCCCTATTGACACTCGTCTGTAAGAGGAAAAACTTAAAACTAAGTCATAAGTTTTATGGGCCTTTTCATGTAGTAGCTTATAAACTGAATATTCCTTTAACTGCAAAAATGCATACGTGATGCACATTTCCCATCTCAAAAAGACGATTGGAGACACATGGGCTCAACAATATGTATCTGAGTTACAGCAGGAAGCAACTCCTCTTAAAGCCACTATGAATGAAAGAGTGGTGTTGAAAGATGGTATCAGCATAGGTCAATACTTGCTCAGATGGTCTAATTTGACTGATTATGATGCACCATGTGAGGATGAATCTTGTCCTGAGACTTGATTTTCAGAATTTTTGTTCAATCTTTGGGAGTTTCAGCTAACCTTTCTTCTATGACGTTTGTGGTTGAACGAATGTCGAAGGGGAGGCTAATGTTTTTAGAAAGGATCCAACACAATTATGGGCATTTAGAGGGAAGGAAAAGGCCGGAAAAGACAGTTTAGAGATCCATTTGAACAATTCAGTTTCTCCCTCAAGGTTTCTCTCTAATTCTCAACTCCTTCTAAGACATTCTAGTTCATTTCTCATCTAACTGGTATCTCTTCTGTAATTGCAGGCTCTTGCTACAATTCCTATCTCATCTTGTCCCTTCTGCATTCTATCTTCTTCTAGCTATTGTCAAAGGTATTATTTCCTCAATTATAGTCTATATAGAGTTGATTCTAATTGCAAGGATATCACAATTCACCTTAGATATAAGGGATGGATTAAATTGAACTGAATCAGACTCATAGGGATCATTTGTCTAATAGTTGACTGCTTATCAAATGATTAATGACATTGAAATGTGGAGAAAAACTTTGGGCAGAAGCAGAATCTGCATTATGTCACCACACTGAAAAAGTTATTTCTATCAATAAAAATGTGAGGGAGACAGAGACCTGAATGATTGTTTGAACCAGAATAGGAGCTGTAGCAAGAAAGCATGATCCTGTTCAGACTTTTTGGGTTCAAAGTTACCCTcctgaaaatgaaaaaataaaggaCAACTATTTAAACATGACTACCCTTGAAAAAGGTagagaaattaagaatattgtGTCGACAAGCTGTcaagattttgtttttgaatccATTATATGAATCA
This genomic window contains:
- the LOC124945517 gene encoding PITH domain-containing protein At3g04780, which codes for MSTESASSIQRNQVDLLDFVDWSGVECLNQSTGHSLPNALKQGYREDEGLNLESDADDQLLIYLPFTQVVKLHSIVIIGPEEEGPKTVKLFSNKEHMGFSNVSDYPPSDTVVLSTDALKGKSTVLKYVKFQNVRSLTIFIEDNQSGSEITKIQKIVLYGTTVETTDMKGLKKIEDH
- the LOC124945191 gene encoding peptide-N(4)-(N-acetyl-beta-glucosaminyl)asparagine amidase, giving the protein MVARRISVRHNVTDYDIDYDTDDGFEVLKFQIFSLTSVPPDEQKILARENDSIVSDVSDLVAISDKLRLVSINDDEANRAGISADHITQMEKSDEELARLLQAEEEALMYQQFAASEHGEKMEQRIRPYIDQVQMYEDPARQEAARKTVPVEKLEEKALVALAKEGNFEPKKSEQDHAFLLQLLFWFKQSFRWVNAPSCDSCGNETENKGMGTPLLSEIRYGASRVEVYSCFGCSSITRFPRYNDPMKLLETRQGRCGEWANCFTLYCRSFGYESRLILDFTDHVWTECFSHSLGRWMHLDPCEAIYDRPLLYENGWSKKLNYVIALANDGVYDVTRRYTRKWNEVSLRRNLTTEPALTALLSRLRQECRQKFLSKVVTTLEERDRKEAEALEKDFRSTDISSISLPGRQSGDESWRMSRSEFGSDSLSSSLCPVRRCIDEHVTRIYDALSIVICHFVEACYPKSKAIEVLNIFRKAMINLKNSPFKQRTTSINSGAEKYFLQMLPYFGKLLDALSLKSSTSDPDGRIEITLAGAPVKTSIALPVFFHAVDDVIQKISNCSSFSEKASLSWPMLKRNRICSGLVLASGEELPFGIATCTFDGTRMSKWEEPNGAKGCWITYKVKDNKKYKLVAYELMSANDAPERDPMDWIVEGSDDGGCSWQIMDKQASQTFENRFQRKAFEIKKSATLLANAFRFRFLAVADSKSNQRFQIGSIDLFAEE